The genomic segment GCGACGCCCGCGGCGCCGAACTCGCCATTTGCGAAAATCTCGCAGAACTTCCCGCCGCGGTGCGCGGCCTGATCGAAGCCGACCTGGCACGCCGCGATTTTATTCCCGTCATCCAGCGCATCGTTCACATCACCTCCGGCCTGTCGCCCACGGAGTGGACGGTGGAGACCGACCGCGGCACGACGACTTTTCTTGTCGAAAGCGAGGAGAACGTGCGGCGTTTGGGACGGCAGCAAGCCACGATCACCGACACGCACCGGATGCGATACCTGATTCGCGACGTTCGCGCGCTCGACGGCGCAAGCCGCCGCTTGCTCGAGCGGTTTTTGTATTAGTTTGTCGCCTTTCGCGGAGCAAAGGATGACTCGGGGCTAAAAAGGGGTCAGAACTGCTCTGTAGAAAGGTAAGCAAAGAGTAGCGCTAGCATGTGTCTGCTAGCATTGGGGTGTCGGCAACTATCTATATGTGAGGACCAGCAAATCACCACAGCGCGTTCTGGAAGAAGCTTATGAGGTAGGCCGGCGGACGTTGCGCACTTACTCGCATCGATGCAGTCCCAAGAAGTTTACGCAGCCTCAGTTGTTCGCTTGTTTGGTGCTCAAGGAGTTTTTGCGGCTGGATTATCGTAAATTGCAGGCCTTTTTGATCGATTCGCCGACGATGGCCGAGGCAGTCGAATTGAGTGTCATTCCCCACTACACGACCTTCCAGAAAGCCGCCGTTCGCCTGTTGAAGTCCGGCCGCGCCGGGCGATTGTTGGACGTGACCATCGAGCGGGCCAGGAAAAAGGGCAAAATCAAGCGGCGTGTGAAATTGGCTTCGCTCGACGGCACGGGATTTGAGACGCGTCATATCAGCGCCTACTACGTAAAACGTCGCCAAAAGGGCCAGAAAAACGCGTTTCAGACGACGACTTACACCCGCTATCCGTATGCCGTGATCGCCTGCGACTGTGCCAGCCATATCATCTTGGCTGTGGTGCCCGGCCGCGGGCCGGGATCGGATATGCCCTACTTCCGGCCAGCGGTCCGCCAAACCGCTCACCGCGTGACGGTCGACACCCTTCTGGCCGATGCCGCTTTCGACAGCGAGGCAGCTCATGTTTACGC from the Pirellulales bacterium genome contains:
- a CDS encoding transposase, which codes for MFACLVLKEFLRLDYRKLQAFLIDSPTMAEAVELSVIPHYTTFQKAAVRLLKSGRAGRLLDVTIERARKKGKIKRRVKLASLDGTGFETRHISAYYVKRRQKGQKNAFQTTTYTRYPYAVIACDCASHIILAVVPGRGPGSDMPYFRPAVRQTAHRVTVDTLLADAAFDSEAAHVYARQEHRMRTIIPPIRGRPTAKLPRGRWRRWMATR
- a CDS encoding DUF1854 domain-containing protein, giving the protein MSDHYDLPFDAPQSLAQGTFDLAQDAWGQLVFTDAEGRRHEGVTPVRAFPITDPTQYVSICDARGAELAICENLAELPAAVRGLIEADLARRDFIPVIQRIVHITSGLSPTEWTVETDRGTTTFLVESEENVRRLGRQQATITDTHRMRYLIRDVRALDGASRRLLERFLY